A single Denticeps clupeoides chromosome 7, fDenClu1.1, whole genome shotgun sequence DNA region contains:
- the LOC114794875 gene encoding protein kinase C and casein kinase substrate in neurons protein 1 isoform X1, whose protein sequence is MSTLPHENGLEDANNRSFWMPGNYQCTVKRTEDAFQACNDIVACFQERARVERQYAQQLSEWSTKWKPIVDSSPLYGSLLKAWQCFLSSTDRLASLHSSICRSLVSEDGDRIRTWQKETFHKKIFGGFKESHDFEMGFARAQKPWAKRLKKLEKAKAAFHKASRKEHAAREREIHAQGNPDVAIEKQRKSQEERELAQAETEKVRARYVKVLEEVTRYAPRYMEEMESIFDQSQEEERKRISFLKQAFLSIHRHLDVTNNESVKSVYNELHNTLMAISEGEDLRWWKNTHGPGMPTDWPKFQEWTPDKKHKKGKKQVERMEREAMIGGVRVRALYDYTGQETDELSFKAGDEFLKIEDEDDQGWCRGLLDGGKEGLYPANYVEVV, encoded by the exons ATGTCCACCCTCCCACACGAGAATGGACTGGAGGATGCCAACAACCGGAGCTTCTGGATG CCGGGGAACTACCAGTGCACGGTGAAGCGGACGGAAGACGCGTTCCAGGCGTGCAACGACATCGTGGCCTGCTTCCAGGAACGGGCGCGGGTGGAGCGCCAGTACGCCCAGCAGCTCAGCGAGTGGAGCACCAAGTGGAAGCCCATAGTCGACTCGA GTCCGTTGTATGGATCCCTCCTGAAGGCGTGGcagtgtttcctctcctccaCCGACCGTCTCGCCAGCCTGCACTCATCCATATGCCGCTCCCTGGTCTCCGAGGACGGGGACCGAATACGCACCTGGCAGAAGGAGACCTTTCATAAGAAGATCTTTGGAGGCTTCAAGGAGTCCCATGACTTTGAGATGGGCTTCGCCCGTGCCCAGAAACCCTGGGCTAAGAGGCTAAAGAAG CTGGAGAAAGCCAAGGCTGCCTTCCACAAGGCCAGCCGCAAGGAGCATGCGGCCCGGGAGCGCGAGATCCACGCCCAGGGCAACCCTGACGTCGCCATCGAGAAACAAAGGAAGAGCCAGGAGGAGAGAGAGCTGGCACAGGCCGAGACggagaag GTCCGCGCCCGCTACGTGAAGGTGTTAGAGGAAGTGACGCGCTATGCTCCAAGATACATGGAAGAGATGGAGTCCATTTTTGACCAAtcacaggaggaggagaggaagaggatcaGTTTCCTTAAGCAGGCCTTCCTGTCCATCCATAGACACTTGGATGTCACCAATaatgagag cgtAAAGTCTGTGTACAACGAGCTCCATAATACCTTGATGGCCATCAGCGAGGGCGAGGACCTGCGctggtggaaaaacacacatggaCCAGGGATGCCCACAGACTGGCCCAAATTCCAG GAGTGGACGCCAGacaagaaacataaaaaagggaAGAAGCAGGTGGAGCGGATGGAAAGAGA agCGATGATTGGTGGGGTGAGGGTGAGGGCTCTGTATGACTACACAGGACAGGAGACCGACGAGCTGTCCTTCAAAGCAG GTGATGAGTTCCTGAAGATCGAGGACGAGGACGACCAGGGCTGGTGCCGGGGACTGCTGGACGGAGGAAAGGAAGGGCTGTACCCTGCCAACTACGTAGAAGTGGTGTAG
- the LOC114794875 gene encoding protein kinase C and casein kinase substrate in neurons protein 3 isoform X2: MSTLPHENGLEDANNRSFWMPGNYQCTVKRTEDAFQACNDIVACFQERARVERQYAQQLSEWSTKWKPIVDSSPLYGSLLKAWQCFLSSTDRLASLHSSICRSLVSEDGDRIRTWQKETFHKKIFGGFKESHDFEMGFARAQKPWAKRLKKLEKAKAAFHKASRKEHAAREREIHAQGNPDVAIEKQRKSQEERELAQAETEKVRARYVKVLEEVTRYAPRYMEEMESIFDQSQEEERKRISFLKQAFLSIHRHLDVTNNESVKSVYNELHNTLMAISEGEDLRWWKNTHGPGMPTDWPKFQEWTPDKKHKKGKKQVERMERE; the protein is encoded by the exons ATGTCCACCCTCCCACACGAGAATGGACTGGAGGATGCCAACAACCGGAGCTTCTGGATG CCGGGGAACTACCAGTGCACGGTGAAGCGGACGGAAGACGCGTTCCAGGCGTGCAACGACATCGTGGCCTGCTTCCAGGAACGGGCGCGGGTGGAGCGCCAGTACGCCCAGCAGCTCAGCGAGTGGAGCACCAAGTGGAAGCCCATAGTCGACTCGA GTCCGTTGTATGGATCCCTCCTGAAGGCGTGGcagtgtttcctctcctccaCCGACCGTCTCGCCAGCCTGCACTCATCCATATGCCGCTCCCTGGTCTCCGAGGACGGGGACCGAATACGCACCTGGCAGAAGGAGACCTTTCATAAGAAGATCTTTGGAGGCTTCAAGGAGTCCCATGACTTTGAGATGGGCTTCGCCCGTGCCCAGAAACCCTGGGCTAAGAGGCTAAAGAAG CTGGAGAAAGCCAAGGCTGCCTTCCACAAGGCCAGCCGCAAGGAGCATGCGGCCCGGGAGCGCGAGATCCACGCCCAGGGCAACCCTGACGTCGCCATCGAGAAACAAAGGAAGAGCCAGGAGGAGAGAGAGCTGGCACAGGCCGAGACggagaag GTCCGCGCCCGCTACGTGAAGGTGTTAGAGGAAGTGACGCGCTATGCTCCAAGATACATGGAAGAGATGGAGTCCATTTTTGACCAAtcacaggaggaggagaggaagaggatcaGTTTCCTTAAGCAGGCCTTCCTGTCCATCCATAGACACTTGGATGTCACCAATaatgagag cgtAAAGTCTGTGTACAACGAGCTCCATAATACCTTGATGGCCATCAGCGAGGGCGAGGACCTGCGctggtggaaaaacacacatggaCCAGGGATGCCCACAGACTGGCCCAAATTCCAG GAGTGGACGCCAGacaagaaacataaaaaagggaAGAAGCAGGTGGAGCGGATGGAAAGAGA GTGA